From one Idiomarina sp. X4 genomic stretch:
- the ppsR gene encoding posphoenolpyruvate synthetase regulatory kinase/phosphorylase PpsR, whose translation MRYAFYISDGTALTAEAFGHALLSMFPVKFEHKTLPFIDTQKKAENVCKTIQKAKEESGEPPLIFHTFVNETLKSKITNCGGVCYDFLDHFVTPVEKELNVKAEPKTHRTHGVHKNYNFRIDAINYALDNDDGKRLNQLDKADLILVGVSRTGKTPTSLYLAMQYGIKVANYPLTDDDDFERLQLPKELKMHRHKIFGLTLSSQRLHEIRSQRREGSRYASLAQCRFELAEVEKLYRREAIPFINSTHYSVEEIAAKILAKTNLERHRY comes from the coding sequence GTGCGCTACGCCTTTTATATTTCTGACGGCACGGCACTGACCGCTGAGGCCTTTGGTCATGCCCTGCTCTCAATGTTTCCTGTAAAATTCGAGCATAAAACGCTGCCCTTTATTGATACACAAAAAAAAGCAGAAAATGTCTGTAAAACCATTCAAAAGGCAAAAGAAGAGAGTGGCGAGCCGCCGCTGATATTCCATACCTTCGTTAATGAAACGCTAAAGTCAAAAATAACGAATTGCGGGGGCGTTTGCTATGACTTCCTCGATCACTTTGTGACACCGGTAGAGAAAGAGCTCAACGTTAAAGCGGAGCCGAAAACGCATCGGACTCACGGTGTTCATAAAAATTATAACTTCCGTATTGATGCAATTAACTACGCCCTTGATAACGACGACGGTAAGCGCCTTAACCAGCTTGATAAGGCAGATCTTATTTTGGTAGGCGTTTCAAGAACGGGTAAAACGCCGACCAGCCTATATTTGGCCATGCAATACGGTATTAAGGTAGCCAACTATCCGCTTACCGACGACGATGATTTTGAACGTTTGCAGTTACCCAAAGAACTTAAAATGCACAGGCATAAGATTTTTGGTCTCACGCTCAGTTCTCAGCGCCTGCATGAAATACGCAGTCAACGCAGAGAAGGCAGCCGTTATGCGTCGTTAGCACAGTGTCGTTTTGAGTTGGCTGAAGTCGAAAAACTGTATCGCCGCGAAGCGATACCTTTTATCAATTCAACCCATTATTCAGTGGAAGAAATTGCCGCGAAGATTCTTGCGAAGACCAACTTAGAACGGCACCGCTATTAG
- the ppsA gene encoding phosphoenolpyruvate synthase — protein MQEYVVWYQDLGMQDVNRVGGKNASLGEMISNLSGAGVEVPGGFATTAEAYNQFLEQSGLNDRIHDLLDSLDVDDVQALTQAGQKIRQWIIDTPFQPEFEQAIKSAFETLSENNDEFSFAVRSSATAEDMPDASFAGQQETFLNVRGLDNVMEAIKHVFASLFNDRAISYRVHQGYDHRGVALSAGIQRMVRSDISSSGVMFSIDTESGFEDVVFITSSFGLGEMVVQGAVNPDEFYVHKPTLEAGRPSVLRRTLGSKKIQMIFSEDRAHGKQTLIEDIDVEKSRTFSITDDEVEALAKQALIIEKHYGRPMDIEWAKDGVDGKLYIVQARPETVQSNQKGQAIERFALKSKSDVVCQGRAIGQRIGRGVARVLNDISEMDKVQPGDVLVTDMTDPDWEPIMKRAAAIVTNRGGRTCHAAIIARELGIPAVVGCGDATDHIANGQEVTVSCAEGDTGYIYQGQLDFDVTESRIDAMPPLPLKIMMNVGNPDRAFDFAGLPHAGIGLARLEFIINRMIGVHPKALLNYDAQSDDLKATIDQMMAGYSSPREYYVARLAEGIATLGAAFSPERVIVRMSDFKSNEYANLIGGSQYEPGEENPMLGFRGASRYISEEFRDCFALECEAIKRVRNDMGLTNVEIMIPFVRTLEEGRKVIELLEEQGLKQGENGLRVIMMCELPSNALLADEFLDIFDGFSIGSNDLTQLTLGLDRDSGVIAHLFDERNEAVKKLLAMAIQTAKKRGKYVGICGQGPSDHPDFAAWLVEQGIDSVSLNPDTVIETWMYLSEHL, from the coding sequence GTGCAAGAATACGTAGTGTGGTACCAAGATCTGGGAATGCAGGACGTTAATCGTGTGGGGGGCAAAAACGCCTCTCTGGGTGAAATGATTAGCAACTTATCCGGTGCTGGAGTAGAAGTTCCCGGAGGTTTTGCGACCACAGCCGAAGCTTATAACCAGTTTTTGGAGCAAAGTGGTCTTAACGATCGCATTCACGATTTGCTCGACAGCCTCGATGTCGATGATGTTCAAGCACTGACGCAAGCTGGTCAAAAAATTCGTCAGTGGATAATCGACACGCCATTCCAGCCTGAATTCGAACAGGCCATTAAATCTGCGTTTGAAACGCTTAGTGAAAACAACGACGAGTTCAGTTTCGCTGTGCGCAGTTCCGCAACGGCCGAAGATATGCCGGATGCATCATTTGCCGGGCAACAGGAAACTTTCCTGAACGTTCGTGGTTTAGACAATGTGATGGAGGCAATCAAGCATGTTTTCGCCTCTTTATTTAATGACCGAGCTATTTCTTATCGGGTTCACCAAGGCTACGATCACCGCGGCGTTGCGTTATCGGCTGGCATTCAACGAATGGTGCGCAGCGATATTTCATCGTCAGGCGTTATGTTCAGTATCGATACTGAGTCAGGTTTCGAAGATGTTGTCTTCATTACCTCGTCTTTTGGACTGGGTGAAATGGTCGTGCAAGGCGCTGTCAACCCGGATGAATTTTACGTTCATAAACCAACGTTAGAAGCAGGGCGTCCGTCGGTATTACGACGCACGTTGGGCAGTAAGAAAATCCAGATGATTTTCTCAGAAGACCGCGCGCACGGTAAGCAGACATTAATTGAAGACATCGACGTAGAGAAAAGCCGCACGTTCTCAATTACTGACGACGAAGTAGAAGCACTAGCGAAACAAGCACTAATTATTGAGAAGCACTACGGTCGTCCAATGGATATTGAATGGGCGAAGGATGGTGTTGATGGCAAGCTCTATATTGTTCAGGCACGTCCTGAAACGGTGCAGTCAAACCAGAAAGGTCAGGCTATAGAGCGCTTCGCTCTGAAAAGTAAAAGTGACGTAGTATGCCAGGGACGTGCTATCGGTCAGCGTATTGGCCGAGGTGTTGCGCGTGTTCTTAATGACATTAGTGAAATGGATAAAGTGCAGCCGGGCGATGTGCTGGTAACAGACATGACGGATCCTGACTGGGAACCTATTATGAAGCGCGCCGCTGCCATTGTGACTAACCGAGGTGGCCGGACTTGCCACGCTGCTATTATCGCACGTGAACTGGGCATTCCTGCGGTTGTCGGTTGTGGTGATGCCACTGACCATATTGCTAATGGCCAGGAAGTGACTGTTTCTTGCGCTGAGGGCGATACTGGATATATCTATCAAGGACAACTTGATTTCGATGTCACCGAGTCTCGCATTGATGCGATGCCGCCGTTGCCGCTGAAAATTATGATGAACGTAGGTAACCCGGATCGCGCGTTTGATTTTGCTGGCTTGCCTCATGCTGGTATTGGCCTGGCACGCTTAGAGTTCATTATTAACCGCATGATAGGCGTGCACCCGAAAGCGCTATTAAATTACGATGCACAAAGTGATGACTTAAAAGCGACTATCGATCAAATGATGGCGGGTTATAGCAGCCCTCGTGAGTATTACGTTGCGCGTTTGGCTGAAGGTATTGCGACACTGGGCGCGGCTTTCTCACCAGAGCGAGTCATTGTTCGCATGTCTGACTTTAAGTCAAACGAATACGCGAACCTTATTGGTGGTAGTCAATATGAGCCGGGTGAAGAGAACCCTATGCTCGGCTTCCGTGGCGCTTCACGCTATATCTCAGAAGAATTCCGTGACTGCTTTGCGTTAGAGTGTGAAGCCATTAAACGGGTTCGTAATGACATGGGGCTCACGAACGTCGAAATTATGATTCCGTTCGTGCGTACTTTAGAAGAAGGCCGGAAAGTTATCGAGCTTCTGGAAGAGCAGGGTTTAAAACAAGGCGAAAATGGGCTGCGCGTCATTATGATGTGCGAGTTGCCGTCGAATGCCCTGTTAGCCGATGAGTTCCTCGATATCTTTGACGGTTTCTCTATTGGTTCTAACGACTTAACTCAGCTAACCTTAGGGCTTGACCGCGATTCGGGTGTTATTGCACACTTATTTGATGAGCGTAATGAAGCCGTTAAGAAGTTGCTGGCAATGGCAATTCAAACGGCTAAGAAGCGTGGTAAATACGTTGGTATTTGTGGCCAGGGACCATCGGATCATCCGGATTTTGCCGCTTGGTTGGTTGAGCAGGGCATTGACTCTGTGTCGCTGAATCCTGACACCGTTATTGAAACCTGGATGTACCTGTCGGAACACCTATAA